One genomic region from Corvus hawaiiensis isolate bCorHaw1 chromosome 21, bCorHaw1.pri.cur, whole genome shotgun sequence encodes:
- the DIPK1B gene encoding divergent protein kinase domain 1B, which translates to MRRIRRLVHLVLFCPFSKGLQGRLPGVKVKYLLVVWLGIFVGSWVAYMHYSSYSELCRGHVCRMIICDQYKKGIISGSTCKDLCEERSLLFQHCLSSSPSQQVYRGLWRDREVIIKCGIGDALRADSRPDSVPRRDVVLFDKPTRGTSMDEFKEMLLNFLKSKLGDQPSLPALVSRIITMADVNRDGKVSLAEAKSIWALLQLNEFLLMFSLHEKEHTAKLLGHCGDLYVTEKIPHTSLYGLDVPPFLQSLLPSIVHQLIHQWFAPAWPRRAKIAIGLLEFVEEIFHGTYGNFYICESSLRNVGYNDKYDFKMVNLRKVATEMTIRGFLKGRHCEQNGDCTYGRDCTATCDKLLKQCKSDMVQPNLAKVCALLQDYLLYGAPLELKEELQKQLRTCMTLSGLASQMEVHHSLVLNNLKTLLWKKISNTKYS; encoded by the exons ATGCGGAGGATCCGGCGGCTGGTGCATCTGGTGCTGTTCTGCCCCTTCTCCAAAGGCCTGCAG GGCCGCCTCCCGGGCGTCAAGGTGAAGTACCTGCTGGTGGTGTGGCTGGGCATCTTCGTGGGCAGCTGGGTGGCCTACATGCACTACTCGTCCTACTCCGAGCTGTGCCGCGGCCACGTCTGCCGGATGATCATC TGTGACCAGTACAAGAAAGGGATCATTTCTGGCTCCACGTGCAAGGACCTGTGTGAGGAGCGCAGCCTCCTGTTCCAGCactgcctctcctcctcccccagccagCAG gTTTACAGAGGGCtctggagggacagggaggtgatcATCAAATGTGGCATCGGGGACGCCCTGAGGGCCGACAGCCGCCCGGACTCTGTGCCCAGGAGGGACGTGGTGCTCTTCGACAAACCCACACGGGGAACCTCGATGGACGAGTTCAAGGAAATGCTCCTCAACTTCCTGAAG TCCAAGTTGGGGGATCAGCCGTCTCTCCCCGCTCTGGTGAGCCGGATCATCACCATGGCAGACGTGAACCGGGacgggaaggtgtccctggcagAGGCCAAATCCATCTGGGCACTGCTTCAGCTCAACGAGTTCCTCCTCATGTTCTCCTTGCATGAGAAGGAGCACACGGCCAAGCtgctggggcactgtggggacCTTTATGTCACCGAGAAGATCCCGCACACCTCCCTCTACGGGCTGGATGTCCCTCCTTTCCTGCAGTCCCTGCTGCCTTCCATCGTCCACCAGCTCATCCACCAGTGGTTTGCGCCAGCCTGGCCCCGGCGCGCCAAGATCGCCATCGGCCTCCTGGAGTTCGTGGAGGAAATCTTCCACGGCACCTACGGGAACTTCTACATCTGCGAGAGCAGCCTCAGGAACGTGGGCTACAACGACAAGTACGACTTCAAAATGGTCAACCTGAGGAAGGTGGCGACGGAGATGACAATCAGAGGCTTCCTCAAGGGCCGGCACTGTGAGCAGAACGGGGACTGCACCTACGGGCGGGACTGCACGGCCACGTGTGACAAGCTCCTGAAGCAGTGCAAGAGTGACATGGTGCAGCCCAACCTGGCCAAGGTGTGCGCGCTGCTGCAGGACTATCTGCTCTACGGAGCTCCCCTGGAGCTGAAGgaagagctgcagaagcagctccGAACTTGCATGACCCTCAGCGGCCTGGCCAGCCAGATGGAAGTGCACCACTCCCTCGTGCTCAACAACCTCAAGACCTTGCTCTGGAAGAAGATTTCCAACACCAAATATTCCTAA